In a genomic window of Helianthus annuus cultivar XRQ/B chromosome 10, HanXRQr2.0-SUNRISE, whole genome shotgun sequence:
- the LOC110880679 gene encoding calcium-transporting ATPase 12, plasma membrane-type: MATKCQPLDSISTDTALFTEAKKRWRRAYLTAYFSNTMASIAKNVFSKALPVSELPPYSVIDHSVDIKEDSQHHFNDIDQTQLVNMVQNKDVETLRGFDGVKGLAKTLHSHLDDGVDGQDLSERRAVFGSNTYQKPPRKGLFYFVFEAFKDAPILILMACAVLSLGFGIKEDGIKDGWYEGASILLVVFFVIFVSAVSNFGQEKQFQSLSKISNNIKTDVVREGRRQKISIFDIVVGDIVVLNVGDQIPADGLFIDGHSLLVDESSMTGESEQIDVNADSNPFLVSGAKVADGYCLMLVLSVGMNTAWGKMMSSIMGDNHEQTPLQSRLNKLTSSIGKGGLAIAVLLRLVTGIFSTAVTIAVVAIPEGLPLAVTLTLAYSMKKMMDDKAMVRKLSACETMGSATVICTDKTGTLTMNQMTVTKFWLGLEYIEQQASNVIASQVLELLHEALGFNTTGSVFNQTSRSEREYVGSPTEKAILSWAVEDLDMDMEKLKQSSTVLHVETFNSQKKRSGVSIKRNIDNTIHVHWKGAAEMVLTMCSEYYDNNGCKLIINPDSRTQLENIISGMGASGLRCIAFAYKKVLDGTETLTEEGLTLLGIVGLKDPCRLGSKKAIETCRSAGVEIKMITGDNVFTAKAIATECGILELGQEVRDGEVVEGVDFRNFTDEERMQRVDKIRVMARSSPFDKLLMVKCLKEKGHVVAVTGDGTNDAPALKEADVGLSMGIYGTEVAKQSSDIVLLNDDIESVSSTLKWGRCVYNNIQKFIQFHLTINVTILVINSVASVTSGYVPFSAVQLLWVNLIMDTLGALALATEGPTKELLNKPLMGQVEPLITNIMWRNLLAQAIFQITVLLTFQFKGKAIFNVDERVKNTIIFNTFVLCQVFNMFNSRKLEERNIFEGIHKNRLLFQITGITVILQIVMVEFLKTFAETERLNGWGICIGIAAFSWPIGWCMKLIPVPEKPFLSYIRR; encoded by the coding sequence atggcaacaaaatgccaACCCCTGGATAGCATAAGCACCGACACCGCCTTATTTACGGAGGCCAAAAAAAGATGGCGGCGTGCATACCTCACTGCATATTTCTCAAACACCATGGCGTCTATCGCCAAAAACGTCTTCTCCAAGGCGCTACCCGTTTCAGAATTGCCGCCATATTCCGTTATTGATCATAGTGTCGATATAAAGGAAGACTCCCAACATCATTTCAATGATATTGATCAAACACAACTCGTTAATATGGTACAAAACAAAGACGTGGAAACGCTTCGCGGGTTTGATGGTGTTAAGGGTTTAGCGAAAACACTTCACTCTCATCTTGACGATGGAGTTGATGGTCAAGATTTAAGCGAAAGGAGAGCCGTGTTTGGTTCCAATACTTACCAAAAACCCCCTCGAAAGGGTTTGTTCTATTTTGTGTTTGAGGCTTTTAAAGATGCCCCCATTCTCATACTAATGGCATGTGCGGTTCTTTCTCTTGGTTTTGGCATCAAAGAAGACGGAATCAAAGACGGGTGGTATGAAGGTGCAAGCATACTTCTCGTGGTCTTTTTCGTTATCTTTGTGTCTGCGGTTAGTAACTTCGGACAAGAAAAACAGTTTCAAAGTCTGTCAAAAATAAGCAATAATATCAAGACAGATGTAGTTCGAGAAGGGAGAAGACAGAAGATATCGATATTCGATATAGTTGTTGGAGATATTGTGGTTTTGAATGTTGGAGATCAGATTCCCGCAGACGGCTTGTTTATTGACGGGCATTCATTGCTGGTGGACGAGTCGAGCATGACAGGCGAGAGTGAGCAAATAGATGTAAACGCTGATAGTAATCCGTTTTTAGTCTCCGGTGCTAAAGTGGCTGATGGGTATTGTCTGATGCTTGTGTTATCAGTAGGGATGAACACTGCTTGGGGGAAAATGATGAGTTCCATCATGGGTGATAATCATGAGCAAACACCATTACAATCGCGCCTCAATAAACTAACTTCCTCAATCGGAAAGGGAGGTCTTGCAATTGCTGTCCTACTTCGTTTAGTTACAGGCATATTCTCGACCGCAGTGACGATCGCAGTGGTGGCCATCCCTGAGGGTTTACCGCTAGCGGTCACCCTCACACTTGCTTACTCGATGAAGAAAATGATGGATGATAAAGCCATGGTTCGGAAGTTATCCGCCTGTGAGACCATGGGTTCCGCAACGGTTATATGCACCGACAAAACCGGGACTTTGACTATGAACCAGATGACGGTAACAAAGTTCTGGCTTGGTCTCGAGTACATAGAACAACAAGCTTCTAATGTTATCGCCTCACAAGTCCTTGAACTTCTACATGAGGCACTGGGATTCAACACTACGGGTTCCGTATTCAATCAGACTTCACGTTCGGAACGCGAATACGTTGGGTCCCCTACCGAAAAAGCAATTTTATCGTGGGCGGTGGAGGATTTGGATATGGATATGGAGAAACTAAAACAAAGTTCGACTGTTCTTCATGTTGAGACATTTAATTCGCAGAAAAAACGAAGTGGGGTTTCGATTAAAAGAAACATTGACAACACGATTCACGTTCACTGGAAAGGAGCTGCGGAGATGGTATTAACGATGTGTTCAGAATATTATGACAACAATGGGTGTAAACTGATAATCAATCCCGATTCAAGAACACAGTTGGAGAATATAATTTCAGGAATGGGAGCAAGTGGTCTTAGGTGCATTGCTTTCGCGTATAAAAAAGTTTTAGATGGTACAGAAACATTAACTGAAGAAGGGTTAACATTGCTAGGAATTGTCGGGTTGAAAGACCCATGCAGATTGGGATCCAAAAAAGCTATTGAAACTTGCAGATCTGCTGGAGTTGAAATCAAGATGATAACTGGAGACAATGTTTTCACAGCAAAAGCCATTGCCACTGAATGTGGAATACTTGAATTGGGCCAAGAGGTACGAGATGGAGAAGTAGTGGAGGGTGTCGACTTTCGAAATTTCACGGATGAAGAAAGAATGCAAAGGGTTGATAAAATCCGTGTGATGGCAAGATCTTCGCCTTTTGATAAGCTTTTAATGGTAAAGTGTTTGAAAGAAAAAGGTCACGTTGTAGCAGTTACAGGTGACGGGACTAACGATGCTCCAGCACTCAAGGAAGCCGATGTTGGACTTTCAATGGGAATTTATGGAACCGAAGTAGCCAAACAGAGCTCAGACATTGTTCTCTTAAATGATGATATTGAATCTGTATCATCCACATTAAAGTGGGGACGATGTGTGTACAATAATATCCAAAAATTCATCCAATTCCATCTTACGATAAATGTCACAATTCTCGTCATTAATTCTGTTGCATCTGTGACATCTGGTTATGTCCCCTTCTCCGCTGTTCAACTTCTGTGGGTGAATCTAATCATGGATACTTTGGGTGCACTTGCACTTGCTACAGAAGGGCCTACTAAGGAACTCTTGAACAAACCTCTTATGGGTCAGGTCGAACCTCTCATTACTAACATCATGTGGAGAAACCTATTAGCACAAGCTATTTTTCAGATTACTGTTCTATTGACGTTCCAATTTAAAGGCAAGGCGATATTTAACGTGGATGAGAGAGTGAAAAACACGATAATCTTTAATACTTTCGTGTTATGTCAAGTGTTTAATATGTTCAACTCGAGGAAGCTGGAGGAACGGAATATATTCGAAGGAATACACAAAAATAGATTGCTTTTCCAAATAACTGGGATTACCGTAATCCTTCAGATTGTGATGGTGGAGTTTTTGAAGACGTTTGCTGAGACAGAAAGATTAAACGGGTGGGGAATTTGTATTGGTATTGCAGCTTTTTCGTGGCCTATTGGGTGGTGTATGAAGTTGATACCAGTACCTGAGAAACCATTTCTAAGCTACATCAGACGCTAA